Proteins from one Setaria italica strain Yugu1 chromosome V, Setaria_italica_v2.0, whole genome shotgun sequence genomic window:
- the LOC101771504 gene encoding uncharacterized protein LOC101771504, producing MGEPSKELLDLPSEPRPPASFIESLLASRDHQQQDKEGKRKPGPPTDPLPKSQVLGKVKDFLGEIAKANQKLQLDTQNKPLEEYDIETLTGNEEEYIEMDLLLGVADLHSEQAVEAAEATMNGFRPSGMPVACSSSDPEDDSDDSDEDGGDRPIVSDIAKCKGPDEAETDPAEGKKPNKRQKIVVLN from the exons ATGGGAGAGCCAAGCAAGGAGCTCCTGGACCTGCCCTCCGAACCCAGGCCGCCCGCCTCCTTCATTG AGTCGCTTCTCGCTAGCAGAGATCACCAGCAGCAGGACAAGGAGGGGAAGCGCAAGCCGGGGCCGCCCACTGACCCCCTTCCCAAAAGCCAAG TTCTAGGGAAAGTGAAGGATTTCTTGGGGGAGATTGCAAAGGCAAACCAGAAGTTGCAGCTCGACACACAA AACAAGCCTCTTGAGGAGTATGATATCGAAACCCTTACAGGGAACGAAGAGGAGTACATTGAGATG GATTTGCTTCTTGGTGTTGCTGATCTTCATTCGGAGCAAGCTGTGGAGGCTGCTGAAGCAACAATGAATGGCTTCCGGCCTTCAGGAATGCCAGTTGCTTGCAGCTCATCTGACCCGGAAGATGATAGTGATGACAGCGATGAAGATGGTGGTGACAGACCTATCGTGTCTGACATAGCTAAATGTAAAGGTCCAGATGAAGCGGAGACAGATCCAGCAGAAGGAAAGAAGCCCAATAAAAGACAGAAAATTGTTGTTCTCAACTAG